One window of Atribacter laminatus genomic DNA carries:
- a CDS encoding CapA family protein: MVYRKFTIFLFIFIIINQLSLTAFSVEKAVRFSAVGDILLDRGIRMIIEKKGQDYPLKGIDLYLLNRDLVLGNLEGPLSERGEALKKKFIFRGNPSYVAVLEKAGINLVSLANNHIMDYGNLALIDTIDNLKNAGLYPFGAGENQEEALKPVIIYKNGLTLSFFAFLGYPLQIEKVDPKSSGPCQVGLDEFISALQDIRDQVDFIIVSLHWGLEYESLPHPHQVEIAHQLIDNGVDLIIGHHPHVIQGIEKYRGKYILYSLGNFLFDQHGDREKESFIFNCDFKEEGVLFPYIIMFEISKCQTKPASEEKAEKIIAKIHLVSDQGIMFFQENDDKYYIKEIE, encoded by the coding sequence ATGGTATACAGGAAATTTACAATTTTTTTATTTATTTTCATAATAATCAATCAATTATCTCTAACTGCTTTTTCGGTTGAAAAAGCAGTTCGATTTTCAGCGGTGGGGGATATTCTTCTTGACCGTGGGATACGAATGATTATTGAAAAAAAGGGGCAAGATTATCCTTTAAAAGGAATAGACTTATATTTATTAAACCGAGATTTGGTGCTTGGCAACCTGGAAGGCCCTCTTTCTGAGCGGGGTGAAGCATTAAAGAAAAAGTTTATATTTCGAGGTAACCCTTCTTATGTTGCTGTGCTTGAAAAAGCAGGCATAAACCTCGTTTCTTTAGCTAACAACCATATAATGGATTATGGTAATCTTGCTTTAATAGATACTATTGATAATCTTAAAAATGCCGGATTGTATCCTTTCGGTGCTGGAGAGAATCAAGAAGAAGCCCTAAAACCGGTTATAATTTATAAAAATGGATTAACTTTATCTTTCTTTGCATTCCTTGGTTATCCTCTTCAAATCGAGAAAGTTGATCCGAAGTCTTCAGGCCCATGTCAAGTTGGATTGGATGAATTTATTTCTGCCCTTCAAGACATCCGCGATCAGGTGGACTTTATCATCGTCTCTCTCCACTGGGGGTTGGAGTATGAATCTCTCCCCCACCCCCATCAAGTCGAAATTGCTCATCAGCTTATTGATAACGGTGTTGATCTGATTATTGGACATCATCCCCATGTTATTCAAGGAATCGAAAAATATCGAGGGAAGTATATTTTATATAGCTTGGGAAATTTTCTTTTTGATCAGCATGGAGATCGAGAGAAAGAAAGCTTTATTTTTAATTGTGATTTCAAAGAAGAAGGCGTGCTATTTCCTTATATTATAATGTTTGAAATTAGCAAATGTCAGACAAAACCAGCTTCTGAAGAAAAAGCCGAAAAAATTATTGCCAAAATCCATCTGGTTTCAGACCAGGGAATAATGTTTTTTCAGGAAAATGACGATAAATATTATATTAAAGAAATAGAATAA
- a CDS encoding pyridoxamine 5'-phosphate oxidase family protein, translating to MAKKWLTRDDSIKYLNEAFYGHLATVSNNRPYLVPVNYVFHQNHLYIHSALQGQKLENIRANSRVCFEVSHPIQLLPGKKPCQFGVHYWSVLVFGQASILDDLNLKIAALRLFIKKYNHDDNLAPMDSDDIQKVAIIDIRIETISGKANY from the coding sequence ATGGCTAAGAAATGGCTTACCCGAGATGATTCAATCAAATACCTCAATGAAGCTTTTTATGGTCATCTTGCGACCGTGAGTAATAATCGGCCTTATCTGGTCCCAGTTAATTATGTTTTTCATCAAAATCATCTCTATATCCATTCCGCACTTCAAGGACAAAAACTCGAAAATATTCGGGCAAACTCTCGAGTTTGTTTCGAGGTTAGTCACCCCATCCAGCTTCTCCCCGGGAAAAAACCCTGTCAATTTGGAGTTCATTACTGGAGTGTTTTGGTTTTTGGTCAGGCAAGCATCCTTGATGACTTAAATTTAAAAATAGCAGCTCTGAGGCTCTTCATCAAAAAATACAACCATGATGACAATTTAGCTCCCATGGATTCTGATGATATTCAGAAGGTTGCTATTATTGATATACGTATCGAAACTATCTCTGGCAAGGCAAATTATTAA